A window of the Kosakonia radicincitans DSM 16656 genome harbors these coding sequences:
- the flgK gene encoding flagellar hook-associated protein FlgK: MSSLINSAMSGLSAAQAALNTASNNISSYNVAGYTRQTTVLSAAKSTLGAGGYVGNGVNVVGVQREYDAFITNQLRAAQNQSSGLTTRYEQMSKIDDVLSSTTNSLATSMQDFFSSLQTLVSNAEDPASRQALLGKADSMVNQFKVADQYLRDQDKQINLSISSSVDQINNYTKQIASLNDQISRLTGVGAGASPNDLLDQRDQLVSELNKIVGVEVSVQDGNTYNLTMANGYTLVQGSTSRQLAAVSSSADPSRTTVAYVDNTAGNIEIPEKLITTGSLGGLLAFRSQDLDQTRNTLGQLALSFADSFNQQHTQGYDANGDQGTDFFTIGSPATLNNSKNTGDATLTATVSDSSAVQATDYKVVYDGTNWNVTRLSNNTSFTVTPDATDGTLNFDGLKITVGGTTGPVANDSFTVKPVSNAVVNMSVAVTDESKIAMAQTATDGASDNRNGQAMLDLQKATKVGGNKTFNDAYATLVSDVGNKTSTLKTSSTTQTNVVTQLSNQQQSISGVNLDEEYGNLQRYQQYYLANAQVLQTASTLFNALLEIR; encoded by the coding sequence ATGTCCAGTTTGATTAATAGCGCCATGAGTGGGCTCAGCGCAGCCCAGGCCGCGCTTAATACTGCCAGTAATAACATTTCCAGTTATAACGTGGCGGGCTACACTCGTCAGACGACAGTGCTTTCAGCGGCGAAAAGTACGCTGGGCGCAGGCGGCTATGTTGGTAATGGTGTTAACGTAGTTGGCGTTCAGCGTGAGTATGATGCCTTTATCACCAACCAGTTGCGCGCGGCGCAAAACCAGAGCAGCGGGCTGACGACGCGTTATGAGCAGATGTCGAAAATCGACGATGTGTTGTCAAGCACCACCAATTCGCTGGCGACCAGCATGCAGGATTTCTTCTCCAGTTTGCAAACGCTGGTCAGTAACGCGGAAGATCCAGCGTCACGTCAGGCACTGTTGGGTAAAGCTGACAGCATGGTTAACCAGTTCAAAGTGGCTGACCAGTATCTGCGCGACCAGGACAAACAGATTAACTTGTCTATCTCGTCAAGCGTTGACCAGATTAACAACTACACCAAGCAGATTGCCTCGCTGAACGACCAGATCTCTCGCCTGACTGGCGTGGGTGCTGGCGCGTCGCCGAATGACTTGCTCGATCAGCGCGACCAACTGGTCAGCGAACTGAATAAGATCGTGGGTGTGGAAGTCAGCGTGCAGGATGGTAATACCTACAACCTGACGATGGCGAACGGCTATACGCTGGTGCAAGGCAGTACTTCTCGCCAGCTGGCGGCGGTTTCTTCGAGCGCCGATCCGTCACGTACAACCGTCGCGTATGTTGATAACACCGCTGGCAATATCGAAATTCCGGAAAAACTGATCACCACCGGCTCGCTGGGCGGCCTGCTGGCATTCCGTTCACAGGATTTGGATCAGACGCGTAACACGCTGGGTCAACTGGCGCTGTCATTTGCCGATTCATTTAACCAGCAGCACACGCAAGGTTATGACGCGAACGGCGATCAGGGGACTGATTTCTTTACCATTGGTTCCCCGGCAACGCTGAACAACTCGAAAAATACCGGTGATGCCACGTTGACGGCAACCGTGAGTGACAGCTCTGCGGTACAGGCGACCGATTACAAAGTGGTTTATGACGGCACAAACTGGAATGTTACCCGCCTGTCCAACAATACCTCGTTTACGGTTACGCCGGATGCGACTGACGGTACGCTGAACTTTGACGGTCTGAAAATTACCGTCGGCGGCACGACCGGGCCGGTCGCCAACGATAGCTTTACGGTTAAACCGGTGAGCAATGCTGTCGTCAACATGAGTGTGGCAGTGACGGATGAGTCGAAGATCGCTATGGCGCAAACCGCTACTGACGGTGCGAGCGATAACCGTAACGGCCAGGCGATGCTGGATCTGCAAAAGGCGACGAAAGTCGGCGGCAACAAAACCTTTAACGATGCGTATGCCACGCTGGTCAGCGATGTGGGTAACAAAACATCCACGCTGAAAACCAGCAGCACGACGCAGACCAACGTGGTGACACAGCTCAGCAACCAGCAGCAGTCTATCTCCGGGGTTAACCTCGATGAAGAGTACGGCAACCTGCAACGTTATCAGCAATATTATCTGGCTAACGCCCAGGTTCTGCAGACCGCAAGCACGCTGTTTAATGCGTTGCTGGAAATTCGCTAA
- the flgJ gene encoding flagellar assembly peptidoglycan hydrolase FlgJ, whose amino-acid sequence MLTDSRLLSSAAWDAQSLNELKTETRQDPQANLRPVARQVEGMFVQMMLKSMRETLPKDGIFSSDSTRLYTSMYDQQIAQQMTAGKGLGLADMMVKQMAAQQGSAEPAEQAAQQVPMKFPLETVTSYQNQALTQLVRKAMPKAPDGSDEPLSGDSKDFLAQLSLPARLASEQSGVPHHLILAQAALESGWGQRQIPRENGEPSFNIFGVKATPGWKGPTTEITTTEYENGEAVKVKAKFRVYSSYLEALSDYVGMLTRNKRYAAVTTAATPEQGAQALQNAGYATDPNYARKLTSMIQQLKSMGEKVSKAYSTDIQNLF is encoded by the coding sequence ATGTTGACGGACAGCCGGTTGTTGTCGAGCGCGGCCTGGGACGCGCAATCACTGAACGAACTGAAAACCGAGACCAGACAGGATCCGCAGGCCAATTTGCGCCCCGTTGCGCGTCAGGTAGAGGGTATGTTTGTGCAGATGATGCTGAAAAGCATGCGTGAAACATTACCGAAAGACGGTATTTTCAGCAGTGACTCAACGCGGCTGTACACCAGCATGTATGACCAACAAATCGCGCAGCAGATGACGGCCGGTAAAGGTCTGGGGCTGGCGGATATGATGGTCAAACAGATGGCCGCTCAGCAGGGTTCCGCTGAGCCAGCGGAACAAGCAGCACAGCAGGTGCCGATGAAGTTCCCGCTGGAAACGGTCACCTCCTATCAGAACCAGGCGCTGACGCAACTGGTGCGTAAAGCGATGCCAAAAGCGCCGGATGGCAGCGATGAACCGCTTTCCGGCGACAGCAAAGACTTCCTGGCGCAATTGTCGCTTCCTGCCCGTCTGGCGAGTGAACAGAGTGGGGTTCCGCATCACCTGATCCTGGCGCAGGCGGCGCTGGAATCTGGCTGGGGCCAGCGGCAGATCCCGCGTGAAAACGGCGAGCCGAGCTTTAACATTTTTGGCGTAAAAGCTACGCCAGGCTGGAAGGGGCCGACCACGGAAATTACCACCACCGAATATGAAAACGGTGAAGCGGTGAAAGTGAAAGCCAAATTCCGCGTTTACAGTTCGTACCTTGAAGCGCTCTCCGACTACGTTGGTATGCTGACGCGCAATAAACGCTACGCGGCGGTCACCACTGCCGCAACGCCAGAGCAGGGCGCGCAGGCGCTGCAAAATGCCGGTTATGCGACCGATCCTAACTATGCTCGCAAACTGACATCCATGATTCAGCAGTTGAAATCGATGGGTGAAAAAGTCAGCAAAGCGTATAGCACCGACATCCAAAATCTGTTCTGA
- a CDS encoding flagellar basal body P-ring protein FlgI: protein MFRYLAMALVLVASVAQADRIRDLTSVQGVRENSLIGYGLVVGLDGTGDQTTQTPFTTQTLNNMLSQMGITVPTGTNMQLKNVAAVMVTAQFPAFARQGQTIDVVVSSMGNAKSLRGGTLLMTPLKGVDSQVYALAQGNILVGGAGASAGGSSVQVNQLNGGRITNGAVIERELPTQFGSGNTINLQLNQEDFSMAQQIADTINRSRGYGSATALDARTVQVRVSTGGSSQVRLLADIQNLEVGTTQQDAKVIINSRTGSVVMNREVSLDNCAVAQGNLSVTVNQQANVSQPNTPFGGGQTVVTPQTQIDLRQSGGSLQSVRSSANLNSVVRALNALGASPMELMSILQAMQSAGCLRAKLEII from the coding sequence ATGTTTAGATATCTGGCAATGGCGTTGGTACTGGTGGCATCTGTTGCCCAGGCCGACCGCATCCGGGACCTCACCAGCGTACAGGGCGTGCGAGAAAACTCCTTGATCGGCTATGGCCTGGTCGTTGGCCTTGATGGCACCGGTGACCAGACCACGCAGACCCCCTTTACCACGCAGACACTGAATAACATGCTGTCGCAGATGGGGATTACGGTGCCGACCGGCACCAACATGCAGTTGAAAAACGTCGCGGCCGTTATGGTCACGGCGCAGTTCCCGGCATTTGCCCGCCAGGGGCAAACCATCGATGTGGTGGTCTCCTCAATGGGTAACGCTAAAAGTCTGCGCGGCGGTACGCTGCTGATGACTCCGCTGAAAGGGGTCGACAGCCAGGTGTACGCGCTGGCGCAGGGGAATATTCTGGTTGGCGGCGCAGGTGCGTCGGCAGGCGGCAGCAGTGTTCAGGTGAACCAGCTTAACGGCGGTCGTATTACTAACGGTGCGGTGATTGAGCGTGAGTTACCGACGCAGTTCGGCTCAGGGAATACCATCAACCTGCAACTGAACCAGGAAGATTTCTCTATGGCGCAGCAGATTGCCGACACCATTAACCGCAGCCGTGGTTACGGGAGTGCAACGGCGCTTGACGCCCGCACTGTGCAGGTCCGCGTTTCTACTGGCGGCAGTTCGCAGGTCCGTCTGCTGGCCGATATTCAGAACCTTGAAGTCGGCACGACTCAGCAGGATGCGAAAGTGATCATCAACTCGCGTACCGGCTCGGTGGTGATGAACCGTGAAGTGTCGCTGGATAACTGTGCCGTCGCGCAGGGGAACCTCTCTGTCACGGTCAACCAGCAGGCTAATGTCAGCCAGCCGAATACACCGTTTGGCGGCGGTCAGACGGTAGTGACACCGCAAACGCAGATCGATTTGCGCCAGAGCGGCGGCTCGCTGCAAAGCGTCCGCTCCAGCGCCAACCTGAACAGCGTCGTGCGCGCACTTAACGCGCTGGGGGCTTCGCCGATGGAACTGATGTCCATCCTGCAGGCTATGCAAAGTGCAGGCTGCCTGCGCGCGAAACTGGAGATCATCTAA
- a CDS encoding flagellar basal body L-ring protein FlgH codes for MQKYAVRSYPIMALVALTLTGCAWVPSTPLVQGATTAQPIPGPVPMVNGSIYQTAQPINYGYQPLFEDRRPRNVGDTLTIVLQENVSASKSSSANASRDSKSSFGMDTTPRYLEGLFGNARADLSSSGSNTFDGKGGANASNTFSGTLTVTVDQVLINGNLHVVGEKQIAINQGTEFIRFSGVVNPRAVSGSNTVPSTQVADARIEYVGNGYINEAQNMGWLQRFFLNLSPM; via the coding sequence ATGCAAAAATACGCCGTGCGCAGCTACCCGATTATGGCTTTAGTGGCATTAACCCTGACTGGATGTGCCTGGGTTCCGTCTACACCGTTAGTGCAGGGGGCAACCACCGCCCAGCCCATTCCGGGGCCGGTGCCAATGGTGAATGGTTCTATTTACCAAACTGCGCAGCCAATCAATTATGGCTATCAGCCGCTGTTTGAAGACCGTCGTCCGCGTAACGTCGGCGACACGCTGACTATCGTACTGCAAGAGAACGTGAGCGCGAGCAAGAGCTCGTCAGCGAATGCCAGCCGCGATAGCAAATCCAGTTTTGGCATGGATACCACGCCGCGTTATCTCGAAGGGCTGTTCGGCAATGCTCGTGCCGATCTGAGTTCTTCCGGCAGTAATACCTTTGACGGCAAAGGCGGCGCAAACGCCAGTAACACATTTAGCGGCACGCTGACCGTTACGGTCGATCAAGTGCTGATCAACGGCAATTTACATGTAGTGGGTGAAAAACAGATCGCCATTAACCAGGGCACGGAGTTCATCCGCTTTTCCGGTGTCGTAAACCCACGCGCCGTCAGCGGCAGCAACACGGTTCCGTCCACGCAGGTGGCGGATGCGCGTATCGAATATGTGGGCAATGGCTACATCAACGAAGCGCAGAATATGGGCTGGCTGCAACGTTTCTTCCTCAACTTATCGCCGATGTAA
- the flgG gene encoding flagellar basal-body rod protein FlgG yields the protein MISSLWIAKTGLDAQQTNMDVIANNLANVSTNGFKRQRAVFEDLLYQTIRQPGAQSSAQTTLPSGLQIGTGVRPVATERLHSQGNLSQTNNSKDVAIKGQGFFEVSLPDGTSAYTRDGSFQVDQNGQLVTAGGYQVQPAITIPANALSITIASDGVVSVTQQGTAAPVQVGQLNLTTFMNDTGLESIGENLYTETQASGAPNATTPGLNGAGLLYQGYVETSNVNVAEELVNMIQVQRAYEINSKAVSTTDQMLQKLTQL from the coding sequence ATGATCAGTTCATTATGGATCGCAAAAACCGGCCTTGACGCCCAACAAACCAATATGGATGTCATCGCCAACAACCTGGCGAACGTCAGTACCAATGGTTTTAAGCGTCAGCGTGCGGTATTTGAAGATTTGCTGTACCAGACGATTCGTCAGCCTGGTGCGCAGTCTTCCGCGCAGACTACGCTGCCTTCCGGCTTGCAGATTGGTACCGGCGTGCGTCCGGTAGCCACTGAACGTCTGCATAGCCAGGGCAACTTGTCTCAGACCAACAACAGTAAAGATGTGGCGATCAAAGGGCAGGGCTTCTTTGAAGTCTCTCTGCCGGATGGGACTTCCGCTTACACCCGCGACGGTTCCTTCCAGGTTGATCAGAACGGGCAACTGGTGACGGCTGGCGGTTATCAGGTTCAGCCGGCTATCACTATTCCGGCAAACGCCCTGAGCATCACCATTGCCAGCGATGGTGTGGTGAGTGTGACTCAGCAGGGGACAGCTGCGCCAGTTCAGGTTGGCCAGTTAAACCTGACCACCTTTATGAATGACACCGGTCTGGAAAGCATCGGTGAAAACCTCTACACCGAAACGCAGGCCTCCGGCGCGCCGAACGCCACTACGCCTGGGTTGAACGGTGCGGGTTTGCTGTATCAGGGGTATGTGGAAACCTCAAACGTAAACGTGGCGGAAGAGCTGGTGAATATGATCCAGGTTCAGCGCGCTTACGAAATTAATAGTAAGGCAGTATCGACCACCGATCAGATGCTGCAGAAACTGACGCAACTCTAA
- a CDS encoding flagellar basal body rod protein FlgF, giving the protein MDHAIYTAMGAASQTLNQQAVTASNLANASTPGFRAQLNALRAVPVEGLSLPTRTLVVASTPGADMTPGQLDYTSRPLDVALQQDGWLAVQTANGTEGYTRNGNIQVSSTGQLTIQGHPVMGDAGPLTVPEGSQITIAADGTISSLNPGDPANTVAPVGKLKLVKADPQEVQRGDDGIFRLTQAAQATRGATLQDDPSVRVMSGVLEGSNVKPVAAMTDMIASARRFEMQMKVISSVDDNAQRANQLLSMG; this is encoded by the coding sequence ATGGATCACGCAATATATACCGCGATGGGCGCTGCCAGCCAGACGCTGAATCAGCAGGCTGTCACGGCCAGCAACCTCGCGAATGCGTCCACTCCGGGTTTCCGCGCGCAGCTTAATGCGCTGCGTGCGGTGCCGGTAGAAGGGCTTTCGCTGCCTACCCGTACGCTGGTAGTCGCGTCAACACCTGGTGCCGATATGACGCCAGGCCAACTGGATTACACCTCGCGTCCGCTGGACGTGGCGTTGCAGCAGGACGGCTGGCTGGCAGTACAGACGGCGAACGGTACTGAAGGATATACCCGCAACGGTAACATCCAGGTGAGCTCGACCGGCCAGTTGACGATCCAGGGGCATCCGGTGATGGGCGATGCCGGGCCGTTGACCGTGCCTGAAGGCTCGCAAATAACGATTGCGGCTGACGGTACGATCTCCTCGCTGAACCCGGGCGATCCGGCCAATACCGTTGCGCCGGTTGGCAAACTGAAACTGGTGAAAGCAGACCCGCAAGAAGTGCAGCGCGGCGATGACGGCATTTTTCGTCTGACCCAGGCCGCACAAGCGACGCGTGGCGCGACGTTACAGGACGATCCGAGCGTACGCGTCATGTCCGGCGTGCTGGAAGGCAGTAACGTTAAACCGGTGGCGGCCATGACCGACATGATTGCCAGCGCGCGTCGTTTCGAGATGCAGATGAAGGTGATCTCCAGCGTCGATGATAACGCGCAACGTGCCAACCAGTTGCTGTCAATGGGCTAA
- the flgE gene encoding flagellar hook protein FlgE, giving the protein MAFSQAVSGLNAAATNLDVIGNNIANSATYGFKSGTASFADMFAGSKIGLGVKVAGITQDFNDGTTTSTGRGLDVALSGNGFFRLVDSNGSVYYSRNGQFKLDENRNLVNMQGMEVTGYPATGTPPTVQTGANPQAITIPNTLMAAKTTTTATMQINLNSTDSTPTVTTFDPTNADSYNKKGSVTVYDSQGNAHDMNVYFVKSSTANTWSVYTQDSSVSGSTATLASTLVFDANGSLTSGTTANITTGTINGATPATFSLSFLNSMQQNTGSNNIVATTQNGYKPGDLVSYQINDDGTVVGNYSNEQTQLLGQIVLANFANNEGLKSEGDNVWSATSSSGVALLGTANTGNYGSLTSGALEASNVDLSKELVNMIVAQRNYQSNAQTIKTQDQILNTLVNLR; this is encoded by the coding sequence ATGGCCTTTTCACAAGCGGTCAGCGGCCTGAATGCTGCGGCCACCAACCTCGATGTCATTGGTAACAACATCGCCAACTCCGCCACATATGGCTTTAAATCCGGGACTGCATCTTTTGCCGATATGTTTGCCGGTTCCAAAATCGGTCTGGGTGTTAAGGTGGCCGGGATTACCCAGGACTTTAACGATGGTACCACCACCAGTACCGGTCGTGGTCTTGACGTCGCGCTGAGCGGCAACGGTTTCTTCCGTCTGGTAGACAGCAACGGCTCTGTTTATTACAGCCGTAACGGCCAGTTCAAACTGGACGAGAACCGTAACCTGGTGAACATGCAAGGCATGGAAGTGACGGGTTATCCGGCAACGGGTACACCGCCAACGGTTCAGACCGGCGCGAACCCGCAGGCCATTACTATCCCGAACACCCTGATGGCGGCGAAAACCACCACCACGGCAACGATGCAGATCAACCTGAACTCTACGGATTCCACTCCGACAGTTACCACCTTTGATCCGACTAACGCGGATAGCTACAACAAAAAAGGCTCTGTTACCGTTTACGATAGCCAGGGTAACGCGCATGACATGAACGTCTACTTCGTGAAAAGTTCTACGGCGAACACCTGGAGTGTTTACACGCAGGACAGTAGCGTAAGTGGCAGCACTGCAACGCTGGCAAGCACACTGGTGTTTGATGCGAACGGCTCTCTGACCAGCGGCACCACGGCGAACATCACCACCGGTACCATTAACGGCGCAACCCCGGCGACGTTCTCCCTGAGCTTCCTGAACTCCATGCAGCAAAACACCGGTTCCAACAACATCGTTGCGACCACCCAGAATGGTTACAAACCGGGTGACCTGGTGAGCTACCAGATTAACGATGACGGTACCGTTGTAGGTAACTACTCCAACGAACAGACTCAGTTGCTGGGGCAGATTGTGCTGGCAAACTTCGCCAACAACGAAGGCCTGAAGTCCGAAGGCGACAACGTCTGGTCTGCCACGTCTTCTTCCGGTGTGGCGCTGCTCGGTACGGCAAACACCGGTAACTACGGTAGCCTGACCAGCGGCGCGCTGGAAGCTTCGAACGTGGATCTGAGTAAAGAACTGGTCAACATGATCGTCGCGCAGCGTAACTATCAGTCGAACGCGCAGACCATCAAAACCCAGGACCAGATCCTTAACACGCTGGTTAACCTGCGTTAA
- the flgD gene encoding flagellar hook assembly protein FlgD, translating to MSIAVNVNDTTANSSVSSTSTTGTTTTGTNSASDLQSSFLTLLVAQLKNQDPTNPLQNNELTSQLAQISTLSGIEKLNTTLGSISGQIDNSQSLQASNLIGHGVMIPGQTVLVGSGTTTPFGVELTQAADKVTATVTSKDGTVVRTIDIGSLSAGVHTFSWDGKLTDGTTAPDGSYKVSISASNASTQLVAQPLQFAMVQGVTLNSSGNLLDLGTYGTTTLDEVRQII from the coding sequence ATGTCTATCGCCGTGAACGTGAATGACACCACTGCTAACAGTAGTGTCTCATCGACCAGCACTACCGGTACTACCACTACAGGCACTAACAGCGCTTCCGACCTGCAGAGTAGCTTTCTGACGCTGCTGGTCGCACAGCTGAAAAACCAGGACCCGACCAACCCGCTGCAAAACAACGAGCTGACGTCGCAACTGGCACAGATCAGCACCCTTAGCGGGATTGAAAAACTGAATACCACGCTGGGTTCGATTTCCGGACAGATTGATAACAGCCAGTCATTGCAGGCATCTAACCTGATTGGTCACGGCGTCATGATCCCGGGGCAGACGGTTCTGGTAGGCAGCGGAACCACCACGCCGTTTGGCGTTGAACTGACGCAGGCTGCTGACAAAGTCACTGCGACTGTCACGAGCAAAGACGGCACCGTGGTGCGCACGATTGACATTGGTTCGCTGTCGGCTGGCGTTCATACCTTTAGCTGGGATGGCAAGCTGACCGATGGGACGACAGCGCCGGATGGCTCTTACAAAGTCTCCATCTCTGCCAGCAACGCATCAACACAGCTGGTTGCACAACCGCTGCAATTTGCCATGGTGCAGGGCGTCACGCTCAACTCCAGCGGCAACCTTTTAGATTTGGGTACCTACGGTACAACCACACTCGACGAAGTACGGCAGATTATCTAA
- the flgC gene encoding flagellar basal body rod protein FlgC, with product MALLNIFDVAGSALTAQSKRLNVAASNLANADSVTGPDGQPYRAKQVVFQVDAAPGQATGGVKVADVVESQAPDKLVFEPGNPLADANGYVKMPNVDVVGEMVNTMSASRSYQANVEVLNTVKSMMLKTLTLGQ from the coding sequence ATGGCATTACTGAATATCTTTGATGTCGCCGGGTCTGCGCTCACCGCGCAATCAAAACGTCTGAACGTCGCCGCCAGTAACCTGGCGAACGCCGACAGCGTAACCGGACCGGATGGGCAACCCTACCGCGCTAAACAGGTTGTCTTCCAGGTGGACGCTGCACCGGGTCAGGCGACCGGCGGCGTGAAAGTAGCTGATGTGGTCGAAAGTCAGGCGCCGGACAAACTGGTCTTTGAACCAGGTAATCCGCTGGCTGATGCCAATGGCTACGTCAAAATGCCGAACGTTGATGTGGTCGGTGAGATGGTGAATACCATGTCCGCTTCACGCAGCTATCAGGCAAACGTTGAAGTGCTTAATACCGTTAAGAGCATGATGCTCAAAACGCTCACCCTTGGCCAGTAA
- the flgB gene encoding flagellar basal body rod protein FlgB: protein MLDKLDAALRFQQEALNLSAQRQEILAANIANADTPGFQARDIDFSSELKKVMERGRAENSGVALTLTSSRHIPAQNISTPSADLLYRIPDQPSLDGNTVDMDRERTQFADNSVKYQTGLTVLGGQIKSMMSVLQQGN from the coding sequence ATGCTCGATAAACTTGATGCCGCTCTGCGTTTTCAGCAAGAAGCGCTGAACCTGAGCGCCCAGCGCCAGGAAATTCTGGCGGCAAACATTGCCAACGCCGATACCCCCGGGTTTCAGGCGCGCGATATTGATTTCTCCAGCGAATTAAAAAAAGTCATGGAGCGCGGGCGTGCTGAAAACAGCGGCGTTGCATTGACGCTGACATCTTCCCGCCATATTCCGGCGCAAAACATCTCCACGCCGTCTGCCGATCTGTTGTACCGCATTCCTGACCAGCCTTCACTCGACGGTAACACCGTGGATATGGATCGCGAACGTACGCAATTCGCTGACAACAGCGTGAAATACCAGACCGGCCTGACCGTGCTGGGCGGGCAGATCAAAAGCATGATGAGCGTTCTGCAACAGGGGAACTAA
- the flgA gene encoding flagellar basal body P-ring formation chaperone FlgA — MNTLKSGLAATLLFLSPLTQAGELQAQLTSFFAQRLAGFSDEVVVNIRTPQNMLPTCDQPALSVVGGAKLWGNVNVVANCAGAKRFLQVNVQATGNYVVAAQSVARGSTLQPGSVTLKRGRLDQLPPRTMLDINQAQDAISLRDLVPGQPIQLSMLRQAWRVKAGQRVQVVASGDGFSVNGEGQALDNAAVAQNARVRMSSGQIVSGTVNTDGNILINL; from the coding sequence ATGAACACGTTGAAAAGCGGTTTAGCCGCGACCTTACTGTTTTTGAGCCCGCTGACACAGGCGGGCGAGCTGCAAGCTCAGCTCACATCATTTTTTGCTCAGCGCCTTGCTGGCTTTAGTGACGAGGTAGTGGTAAATATACGAACCCCGCAGAACATGTTGCCCACCTGCGATCAGCCCGCGCTGAGCGTAGTCGGCGGCGCAAAGCTATGGGGAAACGTAAACGTTGTGGCAAACTGTGCGGGAGCTAAGCGCTTTTTGCAGGTTAACGTGCAGGCGACGGGTAATTATGTAGTGGCGGCGCAATCTGTTGCGCGTGGCAGCACGCTGCAACCCGGCAGCGTGACATTAAAACGCGGTCGTCTCGATCAATTGCCGCCGCGCACGATGCTGGATATCAATCAGGCGCAGGATGCGATTAGCCTGCGCGATCTCGTTCCCGGGCAGCCGATTCAGCTCTCAATGCTGCGTCAGGCATGGCGGGTAAAAGCCGGACAGCGGGTACAGGTTGTGGCATCGGGAGATGGCTTTAGTGTGAACGGCGAAGGACAAGCGCTGGACAATGCCGCAGTGGCGCAAAATGCCCGCGTGCGTATGTCTTCAGGCCAGATTGTCAGCGGTACGGTGAATACTGATGGGAATATTCTGATTAACCTATAA
- the flgM gene encoding flagellar biosynthesis anti-sigma factor FlgM, producing the protein MSIDRTSPLKPVNAVQQRETNDAQTQKARLEKAETANSTSVTISGAQAKLMQAGANDINMERVEQLKTAIRNGELKMDTGKIADALINEAQSYLQSK; encoded by the coding sequence ATGAGCATTGATCGTACATCGCCTCTGAAGCCGGTTAACGCCGTTCAACAGCGTGAAACCAACGACGCCCAGACGCAGAAAGCACGTCTTGAAAAAGCCGAGACGGCGAACAGCACCAGCGTCACCATCAGCGGCGCGCAGGCGAAGCTGATGCAGGCGGGCGCGAATGACATCAATATGGAACGCGTTGAGCAACTGAAAACCGCGATTCGTAATGGTGAACTGAAAATGGATACCGGCAAGATTGCCGATGCCCTGATTAACGAAGCGCAGAGTTACTTACAGAGTAAATAA
- the flgN gene encoding flagella biosynthesis chaperone FlgN, with protein MNRLSDILDQMTVILSALKDVMDAEQKQLSVGHVNGSALQRITEEKSSLLATLDYLEQQRRSAQKAQRSANDDIADRWQIITQKTQHLRDLNQHNGWLLEGQIERNQQALDVLKPHQEPTLYGANGHTASANRGGKKISI; from the coding sequence ATGAATCGACTGTCAGACATCCTTGATCAAATGACAGTTATCCTGAGCGCTCTGAAAGACGTGATGGATGCTGAGCAAAAGCAACTTTCCGTAGGCCATGTGAATGGCAGTGCGTTACAGCGTATTACGGAAGAAAAAAGTTCCTTGCTCGCAACGCTGGATTACCTGGAGCAACAGCGTCGTTCAGCGCAGAAAGCACAGCGCAGCGCTAATGACGATATCGCCGATCGCTGGCAGATTATTACGCAGAAGACACAGCATTTGCGCGACCTTAACCAGCACAATGGATGGCTGCTGGAAGGGCAAATTGAGCGTAATCAGCAGGCGCTGGATGTACTGAAACCCCATCAGGAACCAACGCTTTACGGTGCCAACGGCCACACCGCTTCTGCTAACCGCGGCGGCAAAAAAATCTCGATTTAA